A part of Brassica rapa cultivar Chiifu-401-42 chromosome A05, CAAS_Brap_v3.01, whole genome shotgun sequence genomic DNA contains:
- the LOC103866348 gene encoding putative indole-3-acetic acid-amido synthetase GH3.9: protein MDVVKIDYNYKGDNALKELERITSKAAEVQDNILCGILEQNKDAQYLSKYMKGSKDVLEFKRSVPIITYKDVCPYIQRIANGEDSSLITGHLITEILCSSGTSGGEPKLMPTISEDLDRRTFVYNLINPIANKYLEGLDKGKTMYLNFVKAETSTPCGLPIRTVLTSYYKSKHFQCRPYDPFNDLTSPIQTILCEDSNQSMYCQLLAALIHRHKVMRLGAVFASAFLRAISYLERKWSQLCQNIRTGHLSPMITDPGCQMAMSSLLASPNPDLADEIEEICGRPSWKGILCQLWPQAKFIEAVVTGSMAQYIPALEFFSQGKIPLVCPMYASSETYFGVNVKPLSKPCDVVFTLLPNMCYFEFIPLGKNGTLSFDVEDEEVVPCDKVVDLVDVKLGRYYELVVTTFAGLYRYRIGDVLQVAGFYNKAPQFKFICRRNVVLSIDLDKTNEEDLHRSITLAKKKLENKAFLAEYTSYADTSSVPGHYVLFWEIQWLEPDDEEEKLLMEECCIAVEEELDYIYRQCRKRDRSVGPLEIRVVKAGTFEKLMDMIISQGGSLNQYKTPRCVKSNSAMLKLLDGHVTGSFFSPRDPTWSA from the exons ATGGATGTAGTGAAGATTGATTACAACTACAAGGGTGACAATGCATTAAAAGAGCTCGAGAGGATCACCTCGAAGGCTGCTGAAGTTCAAGATAACATTTTATGTGGGATCCTGGAACAAAACAAGGACGCACAGTACTTGAGCAAGTACATGAAAGGCTCTAAGGACGTTCTGGAGTTTAAACGCTCTGTGCCAATCATCACGTACAAGGATGTCTGTCCTTACATTCAGAGAATTGCAAATGGAGAAGACTCTTCTCTTATTACTGGTCATCTTATCACTGAGATACTATGCAG CTCAGGAACTTCTGGTGGAGAGCCGAAGCTAATGCCAACCATTTCGGAAGATCTTGATCGGCGCACCTTTGTCTACAATCTTATAAATCCAATCGCGAACAA GTATCTAGAAGGACTTGACAAAGGAAAAACAATGTACCTGAATTTCGTGAAAGCAGAAACATCAACTCCTTGTGGTTTACCAATCCGAACTGTCCTCACCTCCTACTACAAGAGCAAACATTTCCAGTGCCGACCTTACGATCCATTCAACGACTTAACCAGTCCCATCCAAACCATCCTTTGTGAAGACAGCAACCAAAGCATGTACTGTCAGTTACTTGCCGCTCTTATTCACCGTCACAAAGTCATGCGTCTTGGAGCTGTCTTTGCCTCTGCGTTTCTCCGTGCAATCTCTTATCTCGAGCGAAAATGGAGCCAGCTCTGCCAAAACATCCGCACCGGTCATCTCAGTCCTATGATCACTGATCCAGGATGCCAGATGGCTATGTCTTCCCTTTTAGCGTCGCCAAATCCTGACTTAGCTGACGAGATTGAAGAAATCTGTGGACGCCCGTCGTGGAAAGGGATTCTGTGTCAGCTCTGGCCTCAAGCAAAGTTCATTGAAGCAGTAGTGACAGGCTCAATGGCTCAATACATACCGGCGCTTGAGTTCTTTAGCCAAGGCAAGATTCCGTTGGTTTGTCCAATGTATGCTTCCTCCGAGACTTACTTTGGAGTCAACGTGAAGCCACTCTCCAAGCCATGTGACGTCGTTTTCACGCTCTTGCCCAACATGTGCTATTTCGAGTTCATTCCTCTCGGCAAAAACGGAACTCTCTCTTTTGACGTAGAGGACGAAGAAGTCGTCCCCTGTGACAAAGTGGTTGACTTGGTCGACGTCAAACTCGGACGCTACTATGAACTCGTCGTCACAACCTTCGCAG GACTGTACCGTTACAGAATCGGCGATGTCCTTCAAGTGGCAGGGTTCTACAACAAAGCACCACAGTTCAAGTTTATCTGCAGGAGAAACGTGGTTCTAAGCATCGACTTAGACAAAACCAACGAGGAAGATCTTCACAGGAGCATCACGCTGGCCAAGAAGAAGCTTGAAAACAAGGCATTCCTCGCGGAGTACACGAGCTACGCGGATACTTCATCAGTGCCAGGTCACTACGTGCTTTTCTGGGAGATCCAATGGCTCGAACCTGATGATGAGGAGGAGAAGCTGCTGATGGAAGAGTGCTGCATTGCGGTTGAGGAAGAGCTGGATTACATATACAGGCAATGCAGGAAGAGAGATAGATCGGTGGGGCCTTTAGAGATAAGAGTGGTGAAGGCAGGAACGTTCGAGAAGCTGATGGATATGATAATAAGCCAAGGAGGATCGCTTAATCAGTACAAAACGCCGAGATGTGTTAAGTCCAACAGTGCTATGCTTAAGCTCTTGGACGGCCACGTTACCGGTTCCTTCTTTAGCC CTCGTGATCCAACCTGGTCCGCTTGA
- the LOC103866351 gene encoding universal stress protein PHOS34: MATGEEKPVMVVGMDESEQSTYALEWTLDRFFAPYAPNFPFKLFIVHAKPNAVSAVGLAGPGAAEVLPYVDTDLKHIAARVIEMAKGICQSKSVDGAMFEVFEGDARSILCDVVDKHHASLLVVGSHGYGAIKRAVLGSVSDYCAHHAHCSVMIVKKPKIKH; this comes from the exons ATGGCTACCGGAGAGGAGAAACCTGTTATGGTCGTCGGTATGGACGAAAGCGAGCAGAGCACTTACGCCTTGGAGTGGACCCTCGATCGTTTCTTCGCTCCTTATGCTCCTAATTTTCCTTTCAAGCTCTTCATCGTCCACGCCAAACCTAACGCCGTCTCTGCCGTTGGTCTTGCTGGTCCCG gaGCTGCGGAGGTTCTGCCGTATGTTGATACCGATTTGAAGCATATTGCTGCCAGGGTTATCGAGATGGCTAAAGGTATCTGTCAGAGCAAATCG GTTGATGGCGCTATGTTCGAAGTTTTTGAAGGTGATGCAAGAAGTATACTCTGCGATGTTGTGGATAAACACCATGCTTCTCTTCTTGTCGTGGGAAGCCACGGTTATGGAGCTATCAAGAg GGCGGTTCTAGGGAGCGTGAGCGACTACTGTGCTCATCATGCTCATTGCTCGGTGATGATCGTGAAGAAGCCTAAGATCAAGCACTGA
- the LOC103866352 gene encoding E3 ubiquitin-protein ligase RFI2 isoform X1 has translation MAGANDDDYDRNNRRIANQSTDSAADVPGKRGNEDSSSSLVEVSCSICLELVVDDGSRSSAKLQCGHQFHLDCIGSAFNMKGTMQCPNCRNVEKGQWLFANASTRLFPEFVMEDWIPEEDLYALSYPEMQYRVHWCPFGELSQAGSFEELEPSAPTYHNEFHGHHAVAMNHSYPAYVAPGPASTPRTSDNSNNPDDHPWNSHSSDHFHQLSVAPHYHHHHHHSTSFSLPGAHVIDGEIDSSAARGISHPHPFLFGYRSNPRTSPAINTQQGSSSAQMREHLHTQQQHHVYNNQRQHHVNGPNLASPLVSMTRRGLQPLPMPDQNVGFFLYPPPPQPPSTSGGHREPESDQFHPWERDWFPHFPIPSIHRTISSFWHRHF, from the exons ATGGCCGGAGCTAATGATGATGATTATGATCGTAACAACCGCCGGATTGCTAACCAATCGACGGATTCGGCCGCAGATGTCCCTGGAAAACGCGGGAACGAGGATTCTTCTTCGTCTCTTGTTGAAGTCTCGTGCTCGATTTGCCTCGAGTTGGTGGTCGACGACGGTTCCAGATCCAGTGCTAAGCTCCAATGTGGTCACCAATTCCATTTGG ACTGCATTGGATCGGCTTTCAACATGAAAGGAACCATGCAATGCCCTAACTGTCGTAATGTTGAAAAGGGTCAGTGGCTCTTTGCAAATGCCTCTACTCGCCTGTTTCCTGAGTTTGTCATGGAAGATTGGATCCCTGAAGAAGATTTGTATGCTTTAAGCTATCCCGAAATG CAATATCGGGTCCATTGGTGCCCCTTTGGTGAGCTCTCTCAAGCAGGTTCATTCGA GGAACTTGAACCTTCAGCCCCTACAT ATCATAATGAGTTCCATGGGCACCATGCCGTTGCTATGAACCATTCATATCCTGCATACGTTGCACCAGGCCCAGCCTCCACTCCAAGAACTAGCGATAACAGCAACAACCCAGATGACCATCCCTGGAACAGCCACTCTAGTGACCACTTTCACCAGCTCTCTGTTGCTCCCCActatcaccatcatcatcatcattctaCATCGTTTTCTCTTCCAGGTGCTCATGTGATTGATGGTGAAATCGACTCCTCAGCAGCACGGGGCATATCTCATCCACACCCATTTCTCTTCGGTTACCG GTCTAATCCAAGAACCTCACCAGCAATTAACACTCAACAAGGAAGCAGCAGTGCCCAAATGCGTGAACACCTTCACACGCAGCAGCAGCATCATGTTTATAATAACCAAAGGCAACATCATGTTAATGGTCCCAATCTCGCATCACCTCTGGTCTCTATGACAAGAAGGGGATTGCAGCCACTACCCATGCCAGATCAGAACGTTGGATTCTTCCTttatccaccaccaccacaaccaCCGAGCACATCAGGTGGACACCGTGAACCAGAAAGCGATCAGTTTCATCCTTGGGAGAGAGACTGGTTTCCACATTTCCCTATCCCCTCGATTCACCGCACAATCTCTAGCTTCTGGCACAGACACTTCTGA
- the LOC103866350 gene encoding glutathione S-transferase F8, chloroplastic produces the protein MGGGIKVHGVPISTATMRVLATLYEKGLDFELVPVDMKAGAHKQEPLISLNPFGQIPALLDGDLTLFESRAITEYIADEYNNKGEKLLCQSCKKLKAITKVWLQVEGQQFDPIASKLAFERVFKGMLGMTTDPATVEDLEAKLVKVLDIYEARLSKSPILAGDCFTLADLHHLPIIYYLMGTDSKKLFESRPKVSEWIKKITARPSWVKVLNLQKQ, from the exons aTGGGCGGTGGCATCAAAGTACACGGAGTTCCAATATCAACGGCCACAATGCGCGTTCTCGCTACTCTTTACGAGAAGGGCCTCGATTTCGAGTTAGTCCCCGTCGACATGAAAGCCGGTGCTCACAAGCAGGAGCCTCTCATCTCCCTCAAC CCCTTCGGTCAAATCCCTGCTCTCCTAGATGGTGATTTGACGCTTTTCg AGTCAAGAGCCATCACAGAGTACATAGCAGATGAGTACAACAACAAAGGCGAGAAGCTTCTCTGCCAAAGCTGCAAGAAACTCAAGGCCATCACAAAGGTTTGGCTTCAAGTTGAAGGTCAACAATTTGACCCTATCGCCTCTAAGCTAGCCTTCGAGCGTGTCTTCAAAGGCATGCTTGGTATGACCACTGATCCTGCCACTGTGGAAGATCTCGAAGCTAAGTTGGTGAAGGTCTTGGATATCTACGAGGCCAGGCTCTCCAAATCCCCCATCTTGGCTGGTGATTGCTTCACTCTGGCTGATCTTCACCATCTCCCAATCATCTATTACTTGATGGGCACCGACTCCAAGAAGCTCTTTGAGTCTCGCCCTAAGGTTAGCGAGTGGATCAAGAAGATCACTGCCAGGCCTTCTTGGGTTAAGGTTCTTAACCTCCAGAAGCAGTGA
- the LOC103866347 gene encoding dol-P-Man:Man(5)GlcNAc(2)-PP-Dol alpha-1,3-mannosyltransferase: MEASSSRASRSRNVPKIAFALGLIVADAILVALIIAYVPYTKIDWDAYMSQVSGFLGGERDYGSLKGDTGPLVYPAGFLYVYSAVQNLTGGAVYPAQILFGVLYIANLSIVLFIYLKTPDVVPWWALSLLCLSKRIHSIFVLRLFNDCFAMTLLHASLAFFLSHKWHLGMLLFSGAVSIKMNVLLYAPPLLLLLLKAMNIIGVLSALASAALVQILVGLPFLLAYPVSYLANAFDLGRVFIHFWSVNFKFVPERVFVSKEFAVCLLIAHLCLLAAFANYKWCKHEGGIIGFMRSRRFFLTLPSSLSFSDLLISGSLAKEHIVTTMFVGNFIGVVCARSLHYQFYSWYFYSLPYLLWRTSFPTWLRLILFLGIELCWNVYPSTPVSSALLMGLHLTVLLGLWFAPSDYPYIFKPNLRHKKHK, translated from the exons ATGGAGGCGAGCTCATCAAGAGCTTCTCGTAGCCGTAATGTGCCTAAAATTGCATTCGCCTTGGGCTTAATCGTGGCTGATGCAATCCTCGTCGCACTTATCATCGCCTATGTTCCAT acacgaAGATCGATTGGGATGCGTACATGTCACAG GTTAGTGGGTTCCTCGGGGGAGAGAGAGACTACGGGAGCTTGAAAGGCGACACAGGGCCTTTGGTTTATCCGGCTGGTTTCCTCTATGTTTACTCTGCTGTCCAGAATTTGACTGGGGGAGCAGTCTACCCTGCTCAG ATTCTTTTTGGTGTTCTCTACATTGCCAATCTGTCCATCGTCTTGTTCATCTATCTCAAGACTCCTGATGTG GTGCCATGGTGGGCGCTATCTCTACTCTGTTTATCCAAGCGAATACATTCCATCTTTGTTCTCCGTCTCTTTAATGATTGTTTTGCCATGACTCTCCTTCATGCTTCCCTCGCTTTCTTCCTCTCTCATAAATGGCATCTCGGCATGCTTCTTTTCAG CGGAGCTGTCTCTATTAAGATGAATGTACTTTTGTATGCTCCTCCTTTGTTACTTCTCCTCCTAAAG GCCATGAATATAATTGGAGTCCTATCTGCTTTAGCTAGTGCAGCTCTTGTTCAG ATACTCGTGGGATTGCCCTTTCTGCTAGCATATCCGGTTTCATACCTAGCCAACGCCTTTGATCTTGGACGTGTTTTTATCCACTTTTG GTCTGTTAACTTCAAGTTTGTTCCAGAACGAGTTTTTGTGTCCAAAGAATTTGCAGTGTGCTTGTTGATTGCTCACCTATGTCTCCTTGCGGCGTTTGCAAATTATAAATGGTGCAA GCATGAAGGCGGGATTATAGGCTTCATGCGTTCTAGGCGTTTCTTCTTGACGCTTCCGTCTTCGCTCTCGTTCAGTGATTTGTTAATCTCAGGGAGTCTTGCGAAAGAAC ATATTGTCACGACCATGTTTGTTGGGAATTTCATTGGCGTTGTTTGTGCTCGTTCTCTGCATTACCAATTCTATTCATG GTACTTTTATTCCCTGCCATATCTGCTATGGAGAACTTCGTTTCCTACTTGGCTGCG CTTGATATTGTTCCTGGGTATCGAGCTGTGCTGGAACGTCTATCCATCAACACCAGTCTCATCAGCTTTGTTAATGGGTCTACACTTGACCGTCTTATTGGGTCTCTGGTTTGCTCCTTCAGATTATCCTTACATATTCAAACCAAATCTGAGACACAAAAAGCACAAGTGA
- the LOC103866353 gene encoding NADH dehydrogenase [ubiquinone] iron-sulfur protein 5-B → MASGWGITGNKGRCYDFWMDFSQCMSHCREPKDCSLLREDYLECLHHSKEFQRRNRIYKEEQRKLRAASRKGEQVVDATHTHHWSPIFLQVCFFIPIPDKKNKSKILHLV, encoded by the exons ATGGCGTCGGGATGGGGAATAACGGGGAACAAAGGGAGATGCTACGATTTCTGGATGGATTTTAGCCAATGCATGTCTCACTGCAGAGAGCCCAAGGACTGCTCTCTTCTCCGTGAGGATTACCTCGAGTGCCTCCACCATTCCAAAGAG TTTCAGAGAAGAAACAGGATCTACAAGGAGGAGCAACGTAAACTAAGGGCAGCCTCTAGGAAAGGTGAACAAGTTGTGGATGCTACTCATACACATCACTGGTCACCAATCTTCCTCCAAGTTTGCTTCTTCATCCCCATTCCAGACAAGAAGAATAAATCCAAGATTTTGCATCTTGTTTAG
- the LOC103866352 gene encoding E3 ubiquitin-protein ligase RFI2 isoform X2, with amino-acid sequence MAGANDDDYDRNNRRIANQSTDSAADVPGKRGNEDSSSSLVEVSCSICLELVVDDGSRSSAKLQCGHQFHLDCIGSAFNMKGTMQCPNCRNVEKGQWLFANASTRLFPEFVMEDWIPEEDLYALSYPEMQYRVHWCPFGELSQAGSFEELEPSAPTYHNEFHGHHAVAMNHSYPAYVAPGPASTPRTSDNSNNPDDHPWNSHSSAHVIDGEIDSSAARGISHPHPFLFGYRSNPRTSPAINTQQGSSSAQMREHLHTQQQHHVYNNQRQHHVNGPNLASPLVSMTRRGLQPLPMPDQNVGFFLYPPPPQPPSTSGGHREPESDQFHPWERDWFPHFPIPSIHRTISSFWHRHF; translated from the exons ATGGCCGGAGCTAATGATGATGATTATGATCGTAACAACCGCCGGATTGCTAACCAATCGACGGATTCGGCCGCAGATGTCCCTGGAAAACGCGGGAACGAGGATTCTTCTTCGTCTCTTGTTGAAGTCTCGTGCTCGATTTGCCTCGAGTTGGTGGTCGACGACGGTTCCAGATCCAGTGCTAAGCTCCAATGTGGTCACCAATTCCATTTGG ACTGCATTGGATCGGCTTTCAACATGAAAGGAACCATGCAATGCCCTAACTGTCGTAATGTTGAAAAGGGTCAGTGGCTCTTTGCAAATGCCTCTACTCGCCTGTTTCCTGAGTTTGTCATGGAAGATTGGATCCCTGAAGAAGATTTGTATGCTTTAAGCTATCCCGAAATG CAATATCGGGTCCATTGGTGCCCCTTTGGTGAGCTCTCTCAAGCAGGTTCATTCGA GGAACTTGAACCTTCAGCCCCTACAT ATCATAATGAGTTCCATGGGCACCATGCCGTTGCTATGAACCATTCATATCCTGCATACGTTGCACCAGGCCCAGCCTCCACTCCAAGAACTAGCGATAACAGCAACAACCCAGATGACCATCCCTGGAACAGCCACTCTA GTGCTCATGTGATTGATGGTGAAATCGACTCCTCAGCAGCACGGGGCATATCTCATCCACACCCATTTCTCTTCGGTTACCG GTCTAATCCAAGAACCTCACCAGCAATTAACACTCAACAAGGAAGCAGCAGTGCCCAAATGCGTGAACACCTTCACACGCAGCAGCAGCATCATGTTTATAATAACCAAAGGCAACATCATGTTAATGGTCCCAATCTCGCATCACCTCTGGTCTCTATGACAAGAAGGGGATTGCAGCCACTACCCATGCCAGATCAGAACGTTGGATTCTTCCTttatccaccaccaccacaaccaCCGAGCACATCAGGTGGACACCGTGAACCAGAAAGCGATCAGTTTCATCCTTGGGAGAGAGACTGGTTTCCACATTTCCCTATCCCCTCGATTCACCGCACAATCTCTAGCTTCTGGCACAGACACTTCTGA
- the LOC103866346 gene encoding translocator protein homolog, with protein sequence MDSQDIRYRAGDAAMAETERKQADDNNNNKGKRDQKRAMAKRGLKSLTLAVAAPVLLTLFTSYFLGNQARSSSWVLHLMRLASSGLMGLAAWLVWVDAGFHKKPNALYLYLAQFVLCLTTCMVGSGLAGLAVCLCQSAALFRCYKAFNEISPVAGNMVKPCLAFAAFVAAVNVKLAIA encoded by the coding sequence ATGGATTCTCAGGACATCAGGTACCGTGCCGGAGACGCCGCTATGGCTGAGACGGAGAGGAAACAAGCCgacgacaacaacaacaacaaaggcAAACGCGATCAAAAGAGGGCGATGGCTAAACGCGGTCTCAAATCCCTGACGTTAGCTGTTGCAGCTCCTGTGCTCCTGACTCTCTTCACATCCTACTTCCTCGGGAATCAGGCTCGGTCCTCGTCGTGGGTCCTTCACCTCATGCGTCTCGCCTCGAGCGGTCTGATGGGCTTGGCTGCGTGGCTCGTATGGGTCGACGCTGGGTTCCACAAGAAGCCCAACGCTCTGTATCTTTACTTGGCTCAGTTTGTGCTTTGTTTGACTACGTGCATGGTCGGGTCGGGACTAGCAGGGCTTGCAGTGTGCTTGTGTCAGTCTGCGGCCTTGTTCCGATGCTACAAGGCCTTTAATGAGATCAGTCCGGTCGCTGGTAATATGGTAAAGCCGTGTTTGGCTTTTGCTGCGTTTGTAGCAGCCGTTAATGTAAAGCTCGCAATCGCGTGA